The proteins below come from a single Deltaproteobacteria bacterium genomic window:
- a CDS encoding FAD-binding protein produces MHDFDVLIIGSGPAGLFAALQLEKKGAGSIAVFDRNSYPAGGLLNDGKLNFDHRVGIDIDGLKLDRDEALRLMNDVKQIFTAFPLCRQVTFPDRGRKIESLRKTAGENGVDFIAPEQWHWGTDNGKKLVDYLRGLLGKTSLFTATDVEDIEIKDGRYVLACRRKGKIIRYRGAAVVAAPGRGGAYWFRDVAKRIGIDIQFGPIDVGVRLELNRKFYDAVTDAVYDPKFLFRTRRHDDRVRTFCTNPGGRVRDEFYGDFRLINGDALWKRKTENTNFALLNTVSLTKPFSDTTEFGQMIARQFHLLGGGRPIVQRVGDFREGRRSSRSRFDSETSHFNVCRATYRAVPGDITLGMPARIIDNLWESLKTLDKIVPGILHPSTLLYAPEIKFFDTRYPTSRFLETNRPGLFVAGDGAGKSRGIVGAALSGILAAEGISRGGYCL; encoded by the coding sequence GTGCATGACTTCGACGTATTGATCATCGGGTCCGGCCCCGCCGGTCTCTTTGCGGCCCTGCAGCTGGAAAAGAAAGGGGCGGGCAGTATCGCCGTCTTTGATCGGAACAGCTATCCTGCCGGCGGTCTCCTGAACGACGGAAAGCTCAATTTCGATCACCGGGTGGGCATCGATATCGATGGTCTCAAACTCGACCGGGACGAGGCGCTGCGGCTGATGAACGACGTAAAACAGATCTTCACGGCCTTTCCCCTGTGCCGCCAGGTCACCTTTCCCGACAGGGGCCGGAAGATAGAATCATTGAGGAAAACGGCCGGGGAGAACGGCGTCGATTTTATCGCTCCGGAACAATGGCACTGGGGGACCGACAACGGCAAAAAACTTGTTGATTATCTGCGGGGGCTCCTCGGAAAGACCAGCCTTTTCACCGCTACAGACGTGGAGGACATAGAGATCAAGGACGGACGGTACGTTCTTGCCTGCCGTCGCAAGGGGAAGATCATCCGGTACCGGGGAGCCGCGGTGGTGGCGGCGCCGGGAAGGGGTGGCGCGTACTGGTTCCGGGACGTGGCGAAAAGGATCGGCATAGACATCCAGTTCGGTCCCATCGACGTGGGGGTCCGCCTGGAACTGAACCGCAAATTCTACGATGCCGTGACCGATGCGGTCTACGATCCGAAATTTCTGTTCCGTACCCGGCGTCACGACGACCGAGTACGGACCTTCTGCACCAATCCCGGCGGCAGGGTCCGCGATGAGTTCTACGGTGACTTCCGGCTGATCAACGGAGACGCGCTCTGGAAGCGCAAGACGGAAAATACGAATTTTGCCCTTTTGAACACGGTTTCACTCACAAAGCCCTTTTCGGATACCACCGAATTCGGACAGATGATAGCCCGCCAGTTTCACCTCCTGGGCGGGGGCCGGCCCATCGTTCAGCGTGTCGGTGATTTTCGTGAGGGAAGGAGGAGCTCGCGGTCCCGGTTTGACAGTGAAACAAGCCACTTCAATGTCTGCCGTGCCACTTACAGGGCCGTGCCCGGCGATATCACCCTCGGCATGCCGGCCCGGATCATCGATAATCTCTGGGAATCACTGAAAACGCTCGACAAGATCGTCCCCGGCATTCTCCATCCGTCGACGCTTCTCTATGCGCCGGAGATCAAGTTTTTCGACACCCGTTACCCGACGAGCCGCTTTCTGGAAACGAACCGTCCCGGTCTTTTCGTGGCCGGTGACGGGGCGGGAAAGAGCCGGGGGATCGTCGGCGCGGCCCTTTCAGGCATTCTCGCCGCCGAGGGGATCTCCCGGGGTGGATATTGCCTGTGA
- the hisH gene encoding imidazole glycerol phosphate synthase subunit HisH, with amino-acid sequence MIAIIDYGAGNLPSVERALNHLGVPCRVTDRPLDIFSADRLIFPGVGAAGSAMKVLASRGLDRVIHEAVSRAVPFLGICLGAQIILGYSEEDRVPCLGLIPGNVRRFPPGDLKIPHMGWNDIALRRPHPVLAELGEEEQFYFVHSFYPSPDDEAFVIADTEYGTMFPSVIGKDNIIAVQFHPEKSGPCGLRLLKNFAGWDGRTG; translated from the coding sequence GTGATAGCCATAATCGATTACGGTGCGGGGAATCTCCCGTCCGTTGAACGGGCCCTGAACCACCTGGGTGTTCCCTGCCGGGTCACCGACAGACCCCTGGATATCTTTTCCGCGGACCGGCTCATTTTCCCCGGTGTGGGGGCCGCCGGATCGGCCATGAAGGTCCTCGCGTCACGGGGGTTGGACAGGGTGATCCACGAAGCGGTGTCCCGTGCCGTCCCCTTCCTCGGCATCTGCCTGGGGGCGCAGATCATCCTCGGTTACAGCGAGGAGGATCGGGTCCCCTGCCTCGGCCTCATCCCGGGGAATGTCCGGCGGTTTCCGCCGGGAGACCTGAAGATACCTCATATGGGGTGGAATGACATCGCGCTTCGAAGACCTCACCCGGTCCTTGCAGAACTCGGTGAAGAGGAGCAGTTCTATTTCGTCCATTCTTTTTATCCCAGCCCCGATGATGAGGCATTCGTCATCGCCGATACGGAATACGGGACCATGTTTCCTTCCGTTATCGGGAAAGACAATATCATTGCCGTACAGTTCCATCCGGAAAAGAGCGGCCCTTGCGGGCTGCGCCTGCTGAAGAACTTTGCCGGGTGGGATGGGAGGACCGGCTGA
- the hisF gene encoding imidazole glycerol phosphate synthase subunit HisF produces MLSKRIIICLDVREGRTTKGIRFKDNVDIGDPVAMAREYYEQGVDELVFYDITASSDKRDILIDVVAQVARNIFIPFSVGGGVRTLDDMHRVLDAGAEKISVNTAAVQNPELISEGARIFGSQCIVLGMDAKKVERTGAIPSGYEIWIDGGRTPTGIDALAWAKHAQEAGAGEVCLNSIDADGTNEGYELTLTALMSSSLSIPIIASGGAGKPEHLRDVFTGGRADAALIASMVHYRHYRVGEIKSYLHEQGIPIRVTRDVSFAGTGDLSNSEG; encoded by the coding sequence ATGTTGAGCAAACGGATCATAATCTGCCTCGATGTCCGGGAAGGACGAACGACGAAAGGCATCAGGTTCAAGGACAATGTCGATATCGGTGATCCCGTCGCCATGGCCCGCGAGTATTACGAGCAGGGCGTTGACGAGCTGGTATTTTACGACATTACGGCGTCATCGGACAAACGGGATATCCTCATCGATGTGGTTGCGCAGGTCGCGCGGAACATATTCATTCCCTTTTCCGTCGGCGGCGGGGTGCGGACCCTCGATGACATGCACCGCGTCCTTGACGCCGGTGCCGAAAAGATCAGTGTGAACACGGCGGCTGTTCAGAATCCGGAACTTATCTCCGAGGGTGCCCGTATCTTCGGGAGCCAGTGCATCGTTCTCGGCATGGACGCCAAAAAGGTGGAGCGGACCGGCGCGATCCCCTCGGGATATGAGATCTGGATCGACGGTGGAAGGACCCCGACGGGTATCGATGCCCTTGCCTGGGCGAAACACGCCCAGGAAGCGGGAGCGGGCGAGGTCTGCCTCAATTCGATCGATGCCGACGGGACCAACGAGGGGTATGAACTCACGCTGACGGCCTTGATGTCGAGCTCGCTTTCCATTCCCATCATTGCCTCCGGCGGTGCCGGAAAACCGGAACATCTCAGGGATGTCTTTACCGGGGGCCGTGCCGATGCGGCCCTGATTGCTTCCATGGTGCACTACCGGCACTACCGGGTCGGCGAGATAAAATCCTACCTTCATGAACAGGGGATCCCCATTCGTGTCACACGCGACGTATCCTTTGCCGGTACCGGCGACCTCTCAAATAGCGAAGGATGA